The window TTTTAACTCTCCCCATTATGCTATGTCATATTTTATGGCTGGATCGGCCCGGTCCCATCAGCTTTAATCCTTCAAATAGAGCATTTATCTTGCCTATTTATTCATTAGCAGCCATATTTTGCATGTCCCATCCTTTTTTCACGATAACAGGCAACAACTTTGATCTGCGCACGATTCCTGTACTAGTTGCTTTCCTTTACAGTGGCATACGTTCAGGACTTACGGTCTCCGCAGTAATAATAGCCTATACCTACTACATGGATGGTTCCGACTTTTTATGGATTGTTTCCTTGTCGGCTCTGCTCGTACCCTTCATCCTGGCTTTCATTGCCCTAAGCAATTGGAAGTACCGAACCCCCAAAGTGATGTTTCCCAGTCTTCTGGCTTTTATTAGCGCTCTAGCTACTTTCTGCATGACGATGCTATATCGCATCGATTCGAATGTATCCGTAGATAGGAGCTTTCTGCTATACGGCTTACTGTTCTGTATTGTTCACATGCTGACGATGTGGCTGATAACCTATTTAATTGTTCGTATCCGAGAAAATATTGCGATGCGCCAAGAAGTCCAGCGTTCAGAGAAGCTGAATGTATTAAGTGAACTAGCTGCTTCGGTTGCCCACGAAATTCGCAACCCTATGACAGTTGCCCGCGGCTTTATGCAAATACTCAGCCAGTCTCAAGTTACTGAAGAGAAAAAGAAGCTCTATACCACTATGGTAATTGAAGAAATTGACCGAGCCCAAAGTATTATTTCCGACTACTTATCTTTCGCTAAGCCGCAAGCCGAGAAGCTCGAAGAGTTGGATGTTTCCACTTTGACTCACAAAATAAGCAATCTCATAAATCCTTACGCGTCAATGAGCGGTGTAGAAATTCATATTGACATGGAGTCTTCTCTTCTGATTAAAGCCAACAGCGAAAAAATGATTCAATGCCTAGTTAATTTAACGAAAAACGGCATCGAGGCTATGCCTAGCGGAGGCACTCTGTTAATAACTGGCTTCAAGAAAAGCGCTAAAGTTATTTTACAAATTAAAGATACCGGTATTGGTATGACTCCTGAGCAGGTGAACCGTCTCGGAACGCCCTTCTACTCTACGAAAAATAAAGGCACCGGGCTTGGCATGATGGTCTCCTATAGAATCATCAAAACATTTGGCGGGCTCATAGAAGTAACAAGCCAGCCAGACCAGGGAACTTGCTTCACGATTTCATTACCTACCGTTTGAGTCACTTGCCAAAATATCCATAATCCCTTTGAATAAAGGGATGGACTTATTGCTCTCAGCAGGCTCCATGTTCTTAATGACAACAGAAACGGCATATTTCGGTGATTCAACAGGGCCATAACCAATAAACCACTGATTCACCTTTTCTTGCTTGCCATTCTCGATTTGTGCCGTACCGGATTTCCCAGCCAGCTTCCACTTCGCATCCTCTAAGCCTTGTCCCGTTCCAACGGTTACCACTTCTCTCATCCAGTTTACTAATGTATGACTGGTCGCTGCAGAAACCCGCCCCGCCTCGGAATCTAATAATTGAACAGGAAATTTCTCCATCACACGATCCGTTTGATACCGAATTTCTTGAACTACTCTTGGTGAATAACCCTTCCCACCATTCAGCAAGGTAACAATCATATTAGACGCCTGTAAAGGGGTCATCCTGACATCTCTTTGACCAATGGCTGTTTGCATAAGCACTCCCTCGTCATTATGTGGAGTATGGGCCCCAAATAGCTGTCCGTTCTCTTCTGTATCCAATTGACGGAGCATTTGCTCATCGTCTGTCTTCCCCGTCCAGCCCACTTCATTCAATACACCAAGCTTATGTGCATAGCTTTCCAACTCAGCAGGCGTCAGTCGCTGCATCACTCGGGCAAACACAATATTACAGGATTGCGCAAAGCCCTGCTCTAAAGTTAAAGGCCCGTGTCCATCTCTTCTCCAGCACGTAAAGCCATATTTCCCAAGCGCACCTTCACAATTGAAAGTTTCTTTGGGATCGACGATCCCTTTATCCAACGCTGCTGCGGCTACAATTGTTTTGAAAATCGAGCCAGGCGCCGTCGCCTTGAGCGCATAATTACTCCAGTTATTGCTAGCGAGATCGACTTCTGTCTGATCAAAGTTGGGTCTGCTCGCCATCGCGATGATATCTCCTTGTGCCACTTCCTGAACAACAGCCGCACCTTCGCGTATATTTAGCTTATCCATAAGGATCTCAATTCGCTGCTGCACGCTTAAATCCAGTGTCGTCACTAATTTGACGGGATAGAAGGTATTATCCGGTGCAATCATTCGGGCATCTAGACCAGCTAACGGTCTTTTTCCTGCGTCCGTAAAATAAGAGATTGACGTCTCACCAACGCCTCGAAGCCACAGATCGAACGTTTTCTCCAGTCCAGCACCTCCGATTTTCGAGGTTAGCGCAACCTTTCCTTTCTCCAGATCAGCACCGTAGATACTCATCACTCTATCCGGATTTTGCCCAATAAACCCAATCAATTGACGCGCTGTCATGCCTGATGGATAGCGATCCTCCATCTTCACGACTTTCAAATAAGGTAAGCCGAGAGCATTAATTTGCTCCTCCTGCTGATCGCTTAACTCTACAGGCTTCCCACCCTCAGCAGTGCGCCACACTTGCGGCTCTTTCAAATCACCAGAGAAAGCAAGCCAATGATCTGTATTCGTCCGCAAAATCCGGGCCAATTGATTTACTTGTTGCGGCTCACCATGGTATTCGCTATTTATAGGAAATGCCACAAGGGCTTTAATCATTTTTCCCGTCATGGGCAATAGATCACGATCTAAGATTTCCCCTCGCCCGCTTTCCAGCACTAGTGCCCGTTGCCTCTGTACGACCGAGTTTTTGACCAAATTAACTCCTCGTGAGGAATAGTTTTCCGTTGTCGCTATTTGTATCCAAAAAAGCTTGCCAACGATCCCTATAAACAAAAGTAAGATCGTGAGGAGAACAAGAAAGATTCGACGTTTTTCAGAAGACGATAATTGTTTAATCCTCATGCTACTGACTCCTTTTAACTAACAATGACTAGTGTTGCTTTCAGTATCGTCATTCCTGATCATGGTCAAACTGTCCGATCCACGTTAATGCTCAATAAAACAGAAAAAATCCACCCTCCTAATTGGAGAGTGGACTGCGTATTCTATGATACTAAACTTCGAATTTGGATAAAGTGTCGTTAAGCGATTTGGACAGCTGATCCAGCTTGTCCGACAGTTTAACTAAACCGTCACTGATACTAAGTTGTTCTGAACTCAATGAAGCAACTTCTTCCGATGTAGCTAGGGATTCCTCAGCTACCGCGCTGACATTCGTCATTGCATCGGAAAGTACAACTTGTGATTGCTCCAGTGTGGAGATCGAATCACTTACCGTGCTTAGCTGTGTAATGAATCCACCCATGTGATTCGTTACTTGTTTGAAGATGGTGTCGGCTTCTTTTACAGCTAATATTTGTTCTTGGAAAATGGGTGTTGCCGTTGAAAGCACTTTCACCGTCTCATCGATTTCTTTCGTGATGGTTTCTGTAATTTGACCTACGACATCAATGGATTGTCTGGATTGATCCGCTAGTTTACGAATCTCATCTGCAACCACCATGAAGCCTTTACCAGCTGCACCAGCACGTGCGGCCTCAATTGTCGCATTTAAAGACAAAATATTCGTTTGCTTCGTCATATTATTAAGAACATCCAAGATTTTACGAATAGAACGGGTACTGTCCTTCAAATTATCGACTTTATCAACCATCGAGCGAATCATTTCTTCTGTCAGGTTCGTTTTTGAAATAAGTTCCGTCATATACTTCGTACCTTGCTCACTGGAGCTTTGAACATCCGCAGCAGCCGTTCCCATCTCGAGGTTGGCTTCGATTACCTGCTTCATTTGCTCGCCAATATGATAAGTTAACTCATTGCCTCTCTCAGACTCCGTTGCCAATCCTCCGGCACCATTGGAAATCTCATCCGTCGCGACTGCAATTTCTCTTGCAGCTGTAGCCGTTACCTTCGAGGAATTCGTTAATTCTTGTGCGGTTTCGAAAACAGCTTGAGCAGAAGAGCTGGTTTGTTGAACCAAGGTTGTAATCTGCTGCATCATCACATCAAAGCTGGCACCTAGTTGTCCTATTTCATCTTGTGTTTTGTAGTTAGCACGCACCGTAAGTTTCCCTTTAGCACCTTGCTGCATCAGGTTACGTAGATTAATCAGAGGACGTCCGATCATTCTAGCTACGAATAATCCGATTAGCACAGCGGCAATAGCCGCAAACAAGGCGATTAGAAGCGTATAATTGAAGATTTGCTTAGCATCCTTCACAAGAGCGCTCACAGGTATATCACCAACAAGATTCCAACCGGATATGGACGATTTATAATAGGCTACCAAGTGATCATCGCTCGTTATAAAAGAGCCGTGTTCTTCTTCTAATTGTTCTTTCGTCAATTTGACGTCAGAATCTTTTTCTAATTCCGAGATTTCTTTATTAGCTATGTATTTGTTTTCTGTATTCGTAATGACAACCTTACTATCATCACCTAATGACATCCCAGTAATCTCTTTAGTGAGTAAATCTGTATTAAGCTCTATCAGAAGAATGGCTGATGTGGTATTCGTAAGTGTATTTCTCATCACTCGACCAATAGCAAATGTATTGGACGAGCCGCTGGAATACCCTTTGACTTTACTATCTAACCAAGCCACTTTTCCACCGTTCTCAACAGTCTTATTAAACCAATCATTTCCGCTTGAATTCTCGCTAAATGACGAACCGCCTGAACCTGTGATAACGATCAATTTACCATCAGGTCTGTAAAGATGAAGCGTTTTAATTGCTTTGTTCGAGAAAGTCACCACATTCAATTTCTCCGTCAATTGACGAGTAACATCAAGAGCTTCGTAGGAGGATGGATCTAACGTAGGAATTGACCCAAGCAAATCCTGCAGATCCTTGTTAAGCATAATTTGTAGAGATACTTCATCAAAAGTTTGATAAAGAAAATCTAGTTTTTGCCCCGCCTGTGTTACGGTTTGAAGACTGGATTCAGACACTTTGTTCTTAATCACATTTTTCGATACCGTGTAAGAAATCAAACCCACAGTAAGGACGAAAAAAAGAATACTTACAAAAAACATTAAAAACAGCTTCATACCTACGGATTTCACAGGATTTTCTACCTTGACTTGCTTCATTTCTTTAAAAGCGATCGAACCCATTTGCTTAGATTTGTTGCTTGCCACACCTACAATACGACCCCATGGAACATTACGAATTGCTTGAACTACTTTGTCTAAAATACTTTGAAGTTTCTGATTCATTTGTTCACCGCCATTAGTTTCTACTTCCTGCATATACCAGACTTTTGAACTAGAATGTAAAGGGTTCACTTTACGTTTTTAAATAATTTCGACACACTTTACCATTATCCTTCAAAATCCGATCTAAAATAAATAAAAAAAGAAACTTTCTCCAATTTACTCGAGTTTGAAGAAAGTTTCCATGAACTTATTTTCCTGTTTTCTTACGCATCATATCCCATTTTTTTACAGCTTTATCCGTTTGTAATTTGATCATTTGAAGTGGATGTCTAGCTGCATCTAATTCTAAGCCATCTTCATTTCTTATGACCCCAACCTTTTGCTTAAAATGCGTACCATCCGGTCCAAAAAATTCAATTTCTTGGCCAGTCTTGAAATGATTTCTTTGCTGTATGAGCGCCGTGCCCGATTCAGCATCATACCCCATAACCAGACCAACAAAATCATATCCAACCACTTTATCTTCTGGCTCAAAAATATGATCCTCATGCCCTGGCGCCTCATAGAAGAAGCCGGAGTTCAAAGGTCGGTTTGCTGCTTTATATATTTCATCCTGCCACAAAGGGTTGACCTCGAAATGCTCTGGATCGGCAAAGTAGGCATCAATGGCTTGGCGGTAGGCATTAACAACCGTAGCCACATAATGAATGCTCTTCATCCTGCCCTCAATCTTGAAGCTGTCTACGCCAGATTCGATCATCTCTGCAATATGTTCAATCATGCTCAGATCCTTCGAGCCCATTGTGAAAGCATCATCTTCCTCGCCAAACATCGGCAAATCCGTAGCCAAAGGAGCAGAGAGTGGTTGATCCTTGGCAAATAAATCGTACTTCCAACGGCATGATTGCGAGCAGCCGCCGCGATTGGAATCTCGATCCGTGAAATGATTAGAAAGCACACATCGGCCCGAGTACGAGCTGCACATTGCCCCATGTATGAAAGCTTCAATCTCTACATCGACATGAGCTTTAATCTGATCGATTTCTTCCATGCTGACTTCGCGGGCAAGAACAACTCGTTCAATACCCTGGTCTTTCCAGAACTTCACGGTTTGCCAGTTCATAACGGATTGCTGTGTGCTCACATGAACTTCCAACTTAGGAGCTACTCTTCTGCACGTCTCCATAATAATTGGATCAGCTGCAATAATAGCAGAGATCCCAACCTCTTGAAGTCCTCTCAAATAATCATCAAGGCCTTCTATATCCTCATTATGAGCATAAATATTCGTTGCTACGAATACTTTTGCCCCATATTGATTGGCAAACTCTACGGCTTCGCGCATTTCCTCCTGCGAAAAGTTATCCGCGTTGGAACGGAGACCATACTTCTGGCCACCGATGTAAACCGCATCCGCTCCGTAATGGATCGCAAATTTCAGCTTCTCTAAATTGCCTGCTGGAGCCAGTAATTCCGGCTTGTTAAGCCTAACACGCTTTCCTCTAGCTCGGGCTTCTATGGCTGTCGTCATCACGATAACGCACCTTCTTTCATCTATCAATATACCTGTTCTTTGTAGAAAAACCCATATGACAATTCGCGTTCAGGATCTTGCAGCTTAACTATCGCATCCAACCATTCCTGTTGAAAGATATATCCTTCAGGATCAGCTGCATAAGCATCAATGACAGCCCGATAGCTTCTCACTACTGTTTCGTTATAAAGAGAAGATTTCAAAAGACCTTCGATTTTCAAGCTATCTATTTGACCGTCCATAAGCTCAGGTAAATTTTCCAACATACATATATCTTCAGAACTCATAATGTGCGTGCCATTACTATCTTCGTATATAGGATAACGCTGATCACGGCGTTCATGCTCAATGAGGAAAAGCCCTCGCTCCATGGAACGATCCTGCTCAGCTGCATCTTTCCCTTGGTGCTCGATATAATTCTTCACTAACTCACGCTTAGAATGATATATATTGGTGATGCCATGTACTTGAACTTCAACAGCCAACTCCGCATGCTCTTTAAAAGCCAAAACCTGCTCCATATTCAATTCTCTAGCTAGGACCACACGGGTAGCTCCTTGCTTAGCCCAATAATTCGCAGTCGCGTAATTGGTTGATGTCATCTCTGCATTCCAGTGCAGTGTTAGCGGCTTAGGTAAATTACGGGCAGTCATGAGTACCGCTGGATCGCCGAAAATGATTGCATCCACACCGTATTCCTGTAATTTGGCTAAATAATCATGCAGCCCTTCAAGGGCATTATTGTCGAAAATATTGTTTACAGCTACATATACACTAGCCTTCTGTTCATGTGCCCAGGACACAGCTTCCTGTATCTCTTCAAGTTTCACTTCTCCCGGCAGGCGCATGCCGTAGCGCGCTTCGCCAATAATAACCGCATCTGCGCCTGCTTCGATCAATCTTTTCAGTTCTGCCACAGTGCTGCAGCTTACTACTAACTCTGGTTTTTTCAATTGCTTACCCTACCTTCTATCAGCTTACTATCATAAGTTCGAACTACTAATTCGCGACCTTCTTGCTTTCTGTAATATTCTTCTTATGCTCTTCAAAAGTTTCTGCGAACAAATGCCCTTTGGTCCCATCCTTCTTAGTTACGTAGAATAAATACTTCGTCTCTTCCGGATAAATAGCTGCTTTCATCGAGGCAAGACTCGGACTCGCGATCGGTCCCGGTGGTAAACCTGTATTCAAATACGTGTTATAAGGACTTTGTATTTGAAGATCCTTCTCCAGCAATCTCTCTTTGGACTTATCGAATAAATATTGCACGGTTGCATCAATTTGAAGAGGCATATTCTTCTTTAACCGGTTCTGGATAACGCCGGATACAAGTGCACGCTCTTCATTTACAACCACTTCACGTTCAATTAAAGATGCAATGGTCAACATCTGGTGGATGTCAAGTCCGCGCTCCTTGAGCTTGTCCTTCCAGTCTGATGGAAGTGTCGCCAGCTTCTTATCCAGCTCCTGCAGTGTTCGCTCAATGAACTCTTGTTCCGTGGAGTCCTTCTTAAACTCGTATGTTTCTGGGAACAGATACCCTTCGAGACGATGTTTGATGCTTTTATTATCAGGAAGCGTTGCGATCGTTTCCCCTTTGAGCCCGGCAGGCGCATCCGCCAACTGTAGAAAAACTTCCTTTTTCCAAGGAGTCTGCTCATTTAATTTGGCTGCAATTTGATCAATGGTATAGCCCTCAGGGATTGTAATACGGATGACCTCTTCCTTCACAGTCTCCCCTTTATTCAGTTTATTGATCATTTCTTCGAATGTCATGCCCGGCTTCATACTGTACTCGCCTGCTTGAAGTCTGGAGCCCTGTTTCTTCACCTTTAAATAATACGTAAAAACCGAAGAATTTTTAATAAGTCCCTTCGTTTCAAGCTCCTTGGCGATCTGTAAAGACCCTGCGCCTTGTGGAATTGAAACTCTTACTTCTTGCTCTGAAGCCTCTACAGGCTGGAGCGCATTCGCAATATACAATCCGATGCCGCCTGCAGTTCCAATGATAATAAGCAGCAATAGTCCAAAGACAAGAAGGATGAGCTTAAGCTTACTTCTTCTAGGCTTATTCTGTTCATTCTCTTGTTCAAGCATGTTGTTCACAATAATCCTCCTAAGAATTTTCGTAAGAAAACTGAGTTCGTAAGCATTTCTATACCCCAAAGCAAACAAAAACGAGCGGATGCGCTCCGCTCGGTTGTATGCTTCTTACAATTCATCCTGTTCTGGAAATACCATCTCGTCGTAGAGCTCTGAAACGGTTTCCCATTCCTCGTCATCCTCGATGGTTTCCAATTCATACTGTCCGTCACTATCTGTCGTCACTCGGAAAACAGCAACCTCGTCTTCCTTCTTGAGTTCATCAGATTGCAGAACAGCATACGTATAATTTCCATAAACGAATTCTTTAAGAAGATGATACACCGTTGATTCATTTTGCTCATCAAACAAAATAATATCATCCCCGTAAGTTTTGCGCAATAAGTCAGAAGGCGTCGTACTCATGCTCATGCTTCTTCTTCCTCATCGAATTCTGCCATTAAGGTATTGAATGTTTCTTCAACAATATTCCATTCTTCTTCATCTTCGATGGTGAACAGCTTCAAATCCTCGCCGTCCTCATCCTCTTCATAGCGAAATGCGTACACTTCATCAGATTCTTCATCTCCGCCGTCAGTAGGCACGACCATCATATACTTCTTGTCAGAACCGTCCACTTCGAATTTCATGATAACCTCGAACTCTTCTTCGTTGCCTTCATCGTCCGGGATGTAAATGATTTCTGGTTGTTCCTCACGCAATTCTTCTTTGGACATGTTCGTTCACCTCTTCATATTGGCATCCATGTAACCTTGCAGGATGAGCTGTGCGGCCATTTTATCAATAACCAGCTTGCGTTTCTTCCGACTCACATCAGCTTCAAGAAGTGTGCGTGTCGCAGCTACGGTCGTTAACCGCTCATCCCACAAGTGTACAGGTACACTTAGTTTTTGCTCTAATTCTTGTGAAAATGCGATAGCAAGCTCACCGCGTGGCCCTATTGTATTATTCATATTTTTGGGTAAGCCTACCACTATTTGAGTAACACCATACTGTTTGACAATAGCCTCCAGCCGAGCGATGTCTTCCCCAGGCTTCCGACGATGTATGACTTCAAGCCCTTGAGCCGTCCAACCAAGCTCATCGCTCATCGCTACACCAATCGTTTTGTCCCCATAATCCAAACCTATCCATCTCATGCCGGTTCTCTTTTCCTTCTATTTGTGTTGACCCAGATAAGCACGAACTAATTCTTCAATGAGTTCGTCCCGTTCCCGTTTACGAATGAGGCTCCGAGCATTGTTATGCCGTGGAATATAGGCAGGATCTCCGGAAAGCAAGTACCCGACAATCTGGTTGATCGGATTATACCCTTTTTCCTGAAGAGCATCGTACACCGCTAATAACACGTCTTTCGGCGAAGTCTCAATTTCTTCTGCTTTTACGTTAAACTTCATCGTTTTATCCATGGAACTCATCAGGAGCACCTCACTTTCCTTGTGATACCATTGTAAAATATTTGAAAACCAATCCATGTATACTGGTTATATTCTCTATGGGTTTAAAAATTCCTGTCCCACAGAAAAATAATTATGCAAATTGGGAAAGAAGTCCTTCAACTCCGGACAATGCAGCTTGCAATTTGGATGCATCCTTACCACCTGCTTGCGCCATATCCGGACGACCGCCTCCGCTACCTCCAACAGCTTGAGCCACTTCTTTAATGATTTTGCCAGCGTGGAAGCCTTTAGCCACAAGATCTGGCGTTACAGCAGCTACCAAATTGACTTTGTCATCAGCAACAGCGCCGAGTACGATAACAGCGGAACCGAGCTTCGTCTTCATCTCATCCACAATATTGCGAAGCGAATCCATATCTGCTGCGTTGACTTGTGCAGCCAACACCGAAACCCCTGCTATTTGCTTCACTTGGTCTGTAAGTGAACCCGCTTCGATTCGCCCAAGTTTGCTGCGCAGTGACTCGTTTTCACGTGTCAGTTCCTTCACTTGCTGAAGCGTAGCTTCCACACGTTTAGGTACATCTTGAACATTTGATTTGAGCAAGCCCGCGGATTCTTTCAATAGTTGTAACTGTTGATCAAGGTATTCATACGCACTGCGGCCAGAGACCGCTTCGATCCGACGAACACCTGAACCGATACCGGACTCGCTGACGATCTTGAATAAGCCAATTTGACCTGTATTCTGAACGTGGCAACCGCCGCACAGCTCTAAGCTGTAATCGCCCACTTGCACAACGCGCACGATATCACCATATTTCTCACCGAACAATGCCATAGCTCCCATTGCTTTCGCGTCAGCGATTGCTTTGAGTGAAATATCCACATTCGTGTTGTTCCAAATTTGACGGTTCACACGCTGTTCCACATCCTGCAGTTCTTCGCTGCTAATGCTTCCGAAATGCGAGAAGTCAAACCGTAAACGGTCAGGTTCAACCAAAGACCCCGCTTGGTTAACATGCGTTCCAAGTACTTCCTTAAGCGCTTTGTGCAGCAAATGTGTAGCTGTATGGTTCTTAATGATGTCCCCACGCTCCGCAGCTGCAACAATAGCTTCTACCGAATCACCTTTGCGAAGTACACCCGACACAACAAGAACTTTGTGAACGTGCTGACCATGAGGCGCTTTGATAACATCTTCAACCTTCAATGACACTTGGTTACTTCGAATTATACCATAGTCACTTACCTGACCGCCGCTTTCAGCATAGAAAGGAGTCCGATCCAATACGACCTGACAAGTCTCACCAACTCCGACAATGTCTACGAGTTCATTCTCGTGAACGATCGCCACAATACTAGCAGTAACTACCAATTCATTATATCCAACAAATTCGCTTTTAATCGTCAAATCAGACAACGGTCCGCCTTGTACCTTCATGCCGCCTTCTTTATGACTGGCCGCTCTAGCACGGTCACGTTGTTCCTGCATGGAAGTATCAAACCCTGCGCGGTCGACCGTTAAACCCTTCTCAGAAGCAAAATCTTCGGTCAAATCGAAGGGGAAGCCATACGTATCATACAGCTTGAAAGCATCCGGTCCGCTGATCTGATTCGTCCCCGCTTGACATGTCTTTTCTACCATCTCGGCCAGAATGATCAAGCCATCACTTAACGTTTCATGGAAACGCTCCTCTTCGGTTCGGATGACCTTTTCGATAAATTCTCGTTTATCTACAACTTCCGTGTAGTAAACGCCCATTATTTCTCCAACGGTTGGTACCAGCTTATGAAGGAATGGCTTATCAAGACCAAGTACTTTGCCGTATCGTACAGCGCGGCGCAGCAAACGGCGGATAACATAACCGCGGCCTTCATTAGAAGGCAGCACACCAT is drawn from Paenibacillus sp. V4I7 and contains these coding sequences:
- the alaS gene encoding alanine--tRNA ligase, with protein sequence MKASEIRSKWLQFFASKGHKIEPSSSLVPHNDPSLLWINAGIAPLKPYLDGREIPENPRITNAQKCIRTNDIENVGKTRRHHTFFEMLGNFSIGDYFKKEVIPWAWEFLTDPQWIGFDPNRISVTVHEDDEEAFEIWNKQIGIPEDRIYKLKEDNFWDIGEGPCGPCTEIFYDRGDKYGDLSDPECWPGGENERFLEVWNLVFTQFNHNKDGSYTPLPNKNIDTGAGLERFASILQDVDSNFDTDLFKPIIDKTCELTGVKYHVNDEHDVALKVIADHIRTVAFSVGDGVLPSNEGRGYVIRRLLRRAVRYGKVLGLDKPFLHKLVPTVGEIMGVYYTEVVDKREFIEKVIRTEEERFHETLSDGLIILAEMVEKTCQAGTNQISGPDAFKLYDTYGFPFDLTEDFASEKGLTVDRAGFDTSMQEQRDRARAASHKEGGMKVQGGPLSDLTIKSEFVGYNELVVTASIVAIVHENELVDIVGVGETCQVVLDRTPFYAESGGQVSDYGIIRSNQVSLKVEDVIKAPHGQHVHKVLVVSGVLRKGDSVEAIVAAAERGDIIKNHTATHLLHKALKEVLGTHVNQAGSLVEPDRLRFDFSHFGSISSEELQDVEQRVNRQIWNNTNVDISLKAIADAKAMGAMALFGEKYGDIVRVVQVGDYSLELCGGCHVQNTGQIGLFKIVSESGIGSGVRRIEAVSGRSAYEYLDQQLQLLKESAGLLKSNVQDVPKRVEATLQQVKELTRENESLRSKLGRIEAGSLTDQVKQIAGVSVLAAQVNAADMDSLRNIVDEMKTKLGSAVIVLGAVADDKVNLVAAVTPDLVAKGFHAGKIIKEVAQAVGGSGGGRPDMAQAGGKDASKLQAALSGVEGLLSQFA